The Natrarchaeobius halalkaliphilus DNA segment ACTCTCGAGAGTTGCGATGCGGATAGATAAAGGATGTGAATGAACGTTCAATCACAAAGCCTATGTGCTGGCTGACAAATCCCGTAGTAATGAGCGCTTACGCCCTCCCCGCGATTGGCACTCGAGGACGGAGTACCGACTGCGGTCATCGTGAGCCCCTCCGCGACGGTGGCTCGAGGTGTCGGTCGCGATGAACCGTGACGGACGGCTGGTGATCGCCGCCGTCGTTCTCGTCGCGATCGCGGCGATCGCAGCGGTCGGGATCGTCAGTGCGACGCAGGGCGTCGAACGCGGCGAGCCGAACATCGACGTCTATCTCTCCGATAACGAGGTACAGACCGGAACGACCGAAACGATCGAGATCGACGTCGGTAACGACGCGACGGTCGCCTCCGGATCGGGCGAGCAGGTGACGACCGCACGCGGCGTCAGCGTCGAGATTCAGGACGCGGGTCCGTTCGAGGCCAAAAGCGCCGAGCGAGCGATCGGTCCGATCCAGGACGGACAGGTGGCGACGGCTCCGATGGAGATCGACGTGCCCCGCGATATCGAACCCGGCGAACACACCGTCACCGTCAGGGTTCGATACGCCTACACGAACCGCGTCTCCGGCGGCGACGTCCAGCGACTGACCAAAAGCGAGCGCCACAGCGTCACCGTGGTCGTTCCCGACGAACCGCGCTTCGAGATCGACGACGTCGAGACGGACGTCGAGCCGGGCGGCAGCGGCGAGGCGACGATCGGCGTTCGAAACGTCGGCACCGAGACGGCCACCGATCTCAGGACCGCGATCTCGGGCGGGACCGGCATCTCGGTCGACGGCAGTACCGCGGAAGCGCCGGCCGAAGAGCTGCTGGGCGAGCTCGATCCGGGTCGTTCGACCGAGTTCACCGTCGACGTCGCGATCGAGGAGTCCGTCAGCGCGGGCGAAAAGCCGCTCCAGCTCGAGTTCACCTACCGGGACGAATCCGGAATCGAACGCCAGGGCGAGACCGAAACGGCGAGCCTCGTCCCCGCGTCGGAGCAGTCGTTCTCGATTTCGGACCTCGAGGACACCCTCTCGGTCGGCTACGACGGGGAGGTCACCGGCGAGCTCACGAACGACGGACCCCGGGCGGTCGACGACGCCGTCCTGATCGTCGAGCCGATGAGCGACTCGCTGTACGTCGAGGACACCCGATACGCCGTTCCCGAACTCGAGGCGGGCGAGTCGACGACGTTCCGGTATCCGACGGACGTCAGCGGACAGGCCGATCCGGGGCCGCGACAGCTTCGCTTTACCGTCGAGTACACGAGCGGGGATCGCTCGACGCTCACCGATGGACCGATCTCCGAACGCGTCGTCGTCGACGACGAACGGGACGAGTTCTCCCTCGAGACCGTCTCGGCGACGGTCGGTCAGGGCGAGACGAGCGATCTGGTCCTCGAGGTCACGAACGAGCGCCCGGAGACGCTCTCGAGCGTCGACGCGCGGTTGTACACCGATAGCCCGCTGGATACGACCAACGACGAGGCGTTCGTCCCCGAACTCGAGCCGGGCGAATCGGCCGAGATCCGCTTCGACGTGAGCGCAGCCGGCGATGCGTCGGCCGAACTCCACCCGGTCGAACTCGACTTCCAGTACGATACCGAACGCGGCGACACGGTCGTCTCGGACACCTATCTGCACCCGGTCGAAGTCGAGGCGGTCGAAGACGACGGCGGAACCAGTCTGGGTTCGATCCTGGTTCGAGGGATGGCCGTCCTCACGGTTGCCGGACTCGGAATCGGCTTCTGGTGGCGACGGCGGTAATCGGGATCGATGACCGACTTCGATCGTTCAGACGGCGGCGAGGACAGCGACCCGAGAGCCGACGGTTCCGACGCGAGCATCCGAGCCAACGGCGTCGCCACGGCGTCCGACGGGGACGGCGAGATATCCCCGGATGGAACGGACGCGGACTCGAGCCGATCGAACGACGGATCGTCGTCCGACGGCCGGTCCCGGTTGCCCGGTCTCGCGAGCGTCGGTACTGCCGTCTTCGATCGGATTGGCTCCTCGAGCGAGCCCGACGACGGTGGTCGCAAACAGGATCCGTTCACCCGGCGGGTTAATCCGCTCAT contains these protein-coding regions:
- a CDS encoding COG1361 S-layer family protein is translated as MNRDGRLVIAAVVLVAIAAIAAVGIVSATQGVERGEPNIDVYLSDNEVQTGTTETIEIDVGNDATVASGSGEQVTTARGVSVEIQDAGPFEAKSAERAIGPIQDGQVATAPMEIDVPRDIEPGEHTVTVRVRYAYTNRVSGGDVQRLTKSERHSVTVVVPDEPRFEIDDVETDVEPGGSGEATIGVRNVGTETATDLRTAISGGTGISVDGSTAEAPAEELLGELDPGRSTEFTVDVAIEESVSAGEKPLQLEFTYRDESGIERQGETETASLVPASEQSFSISDLEDTLSVGYDGEVTGELTNDGPRAVDDAVLIVEPMSDSLYVEDTRYAVPELEAGESTTFRYPTDVSGQADPGPRQLRFTVEYTSGDRSTLTDGPISERVVVDDERDEFSLETVSATVGQGETSDLVLEVTNERPETLSSVDARLYTDSPLDTTNDEAFVPELEPGESAEIRFDVSAAGDASAELHPVELDFQYDTERGDTVVSDTYLHPVEVEAVEDDGGTSLGSILVRGMAVLTVAGLGIGFWWRRR